The sequence TGTTGGCACTGCGGCACCCGGACAAGTTCTTCATCGGCGGGGCGTGGGTCGAGCCTTCCAGTGAGGCGCGCTTCGGGGTCGTCGACTCGCATACCGAGGAAGTCTTCCTCACGGTCGCCGAGGCGCAGGAGGCGGACGTCAGGCGTGCGGTCGACGCCGCGTACGAGGCGTTCCACCACGGTCCGTGGCCCAGGCTCTCGCACGCCGAGCGGGCCGAGTACCTGCGAGCGGTCGCCAAGGGGATCAGGGACCGGGCCGAGGACTTCGGCCTCGCTCTTCCCCGCGAGAGCGGAATGATTCACGCGATCGCGCGGGGTGCTCCGCACATGGAGGCGGGCTTCTACGAGCTCTTCGCCGGAATGGCGGACACCTTCCCGTTCGAGGAGCCGGCGAAGGCCAGCTACGGCGGCTTCGGCCTGATCGTGCGGGAGCCCGTCGGCGTCGTGGGCGCGATCGTCCCCTGGAACGGGCCGCTGTCGACCATCGTCCAGAAGACCGCGCCGGCGCTGTTGGCCGGCTGCACGGTGATCGTGAAGTCCGCGCCCGAGTCTCCGGTCGAGGGGCTCCTGCTCGCCGAGATCATGGAGTCGGTCGGGCTGCCGCCAGGCGTCATCAACTTCGTGACCGCGGACCGGCAGGCGTCCGAGGCTCTGGTCAGAGACCCCCGGGTCGACAAGATCACGTTCACGGGCTCCACGGCTGCCGGTCGGCGTATCGCCTCGATCTGTGGCGAGCGGATCGCCCGCTGCACGCTGGAGCTCGGCGGCAAGTCGGCGGCCGTCGTCCTCGACGACTTCGACATCGCCGAGGCGGCCGCGACGCTGACCTTCTTCGAGTGCATCAACACGGGGCAGGTCTGCTCGTCGCTCACGAGGATCGTGGTCACCGGGGACCGGCACGACGCGATGGTCGAGGCGCTCGCGGACCTGTTCTCGCGGGTGAAGGTCGGAGATCCGTTCGAGGCGGACACCGGGATGGGCCCGCTCGTGTCGCGGCGGCAGCGCGACCGGGTCGAGGGCTACATCGCCAAGGGCATCTCGGACGGCGCGAAGCTCGCCGCGGGTGGTGGCCGCCCGCGGGACCTCGACCGTGGCTGGTACGTCGAGCCGACGGTTTTCGGGGACGTCGACAACGGTTCGACGATCGCCCAGGAGGAGATTTTCGGGCCTGTCCTCAGCGTCATCCGAGCCGAAAACGAGGAAGACGCGGTACGGATCGCGAACGAGTCGAATTTCGGCCTGAACGCTTCGGTCTTCACCAACGACCTAGAGCGGGCTCAGGCCGTAGCCGGACAGCTGAGGTCGGGCACGGTCGGGCACAACACGATGGCGACCGACTTCGGCATCGCGTTCGGTGGCTTCAAGCAGTCCGGCATCGGACGGGAAGGCGGCACCGAAGGCCTTCTCCCGTTCCTCGAGACGAAGACGGTCATTCTGAAAAATACCCCGGACAGGTACCGTCTGTAGGAATCGGCGCGCCGGGTGGGCGGGGGCCATCCGGCGGATCTGGTGCCGTCCATCCGGCCACGCACCGCACCTGGTGCATACTAAAACTGTGTCTTCCTCGACGCGCGGACAAGCGCCGGAACCGACCCCGAAGACGGGCGGTCGAGACCGGTCGAACTCGCGCGGCGAGGCGACCCGTCTTCTGTTGCTGGAGAAGGCGGAGGAGCTCTTCGCGCATCGAGGAATCTCGGCGGTGCCATTGCGCGACATCGGCACGGCCGCGGGTCAGAAGAACAACGTCGTGGTCCAGTACCACTTCGGTGATCGTGAGCGCCTGATCCGGGAGATTGCCGCGTACCGGGGCCGGCTGAGCGAGCAGGTGCGGGTGGAACTGCTCGCGGACCTGTTCGCGACGGGACGTTCACCGCGGGTCGCCGACCTGGTTCGAGCCTGGATCAGGGCACTGTCGTGTCATCTGGAAGCGGACAACTTCTACCTGGCGTTCCTGTCGCGCTACGTCATTGAACGCGGCGGCTACGTGGGCCTCGAAGGCATGGAGATCAGCAACACGATCTACACGTTCACCTCGATGCTGCGCCGGCTCCTGCCGACCCATCCGGGGACGCTTCTCGACGAGCGCTGGATGGTCATGATGACCAGCGCGGTCCATACGCTCGCCCGCTATCAGACGTCCCTGCGGGCGGGTGGCCTGCCGGCGCCGCTCCCTCGTCTGGTCGCCGATCTCGTGGTTCTCTTCGCGGCGGCGCTCGAAGCGCCACCCGCTGGGATCGACGTGGGCGTCGAGGCGGGCTGACCCTCTGGGCCGTACGGTCCGGATCGCGGGGCCGGCTCCCCGCGCTTGGTCACCAGGCCTGGTCGGTGGCCAAAGGCTTCGTCTCGCGTCTCGGCCGTCCGCGCGTCGTGTCCGCGCACGGATCGCCGGACGCGCCGGGCCTGCGCCGGCGGCCGGTGGCGCACGCTGCTCGGCCCGGCATGCGCCGCGAGCAGGGCAGACTCACCTCTTCGACCCCTCGAAGCCATGGACGTTTCAACCTTCGTAAATTAAGCTCCTTAGCTGAGTCTTCATGAACGCCTCAGTCGTCGCCGTGCGGCGCCGCGACGCTCGTTCCGCTGTCGACCGATAGCTCACCCGACCAAGGAGGAACCAGTGTTTCGTCGAGCATGCGGTGTAGTGGCGGCGATCGCGGCCACCACACTCGTCGTGGCTGCCTGTGGCAGTAGTGGAAGTGGCGGCGGCGGAGGCGCTTTATCGTCGTCGACGGCGGGCAGCAGGATCTCGATCAAGGTGGGAATTCTGACGGACGCGACCGGTCCGGGTAACGCCACCGCCGCGGCCGTCGACGGGATCAAGGCGGGCATCTACAACGCCAAGAAAGACGGCATCGACATCCAGTACGTCGTGGCCGACACGGGTACGAACCCGGCGACGGCCGTGACCGCCGCGACGCGCCTGGTCCAGCAGGACCACGTCACGGTGGTCATGGCGTACTCCTCCGTGCTGTTCGCCGCCGCGCCCTACCTGGCTGCGCACAACGTTCCGGTCGTCGGTGTCGCCCAGGACGGCCCCGAATGGATCTCGGACCACAACATGTTCTCGGTGTTCGGCCCGGCTCACCAGGAGCTGGTGTCGACGACCTTCGCGAAGTTCTTCAAGCAGCAGGGCGCCACGATCCTCGGCTCGCTCGGCTACGGCATCGCGCCGAACTCGGCGCTGGCCGCCAAGGCGCTGGGCGTCTCCGGTCCCGCCGAGGGCCTGACGGTCGGCTACATGAACCCGAACTTCGCGTTCGGTGGCACCGACGTCGGTCCGGTCGCGCTGGCGGTGAAGAACGCCCACGTCGACGGCTTCCAGACCACGACGGCCATCTCGGCCAACTTCACCCTGCTCAAGGCGATGCGGGACATCAACGGCCTGCCCAAGACGGTCGTGCTCTTCACGGGCTACGGCGCCGAGCTGATCAATGCCGGTGCGGCCGCCCAGCGGGACGCCCAGGGCGTGTACTTCCCGATCTCCTACGAGCCGGTCGAGCTGAACACCCCGGCGACGCAGCGGTTCCAGGCGGCGCGCAAGGCTGTCGGGCTGACCGGCATCCCCAGCTACGCCGAGTACTTCGGCTACGCGGGCGTGGACCTGCTGGAGGCGGGGCTGAAGGGGTCGGGCCCGACGCCGAGCGCGGCCAAGATTATCAGCACGTTGAGCACCGTCCACGACTTCACCGCCTATGGGCTGACCGGGGACCACAGCTTCGACGTCAACGACCGGACCCACGTCGTGAACGGCCCGGCGAACTGCATGTGGTTCACCCAGTTCGAGAACGGCAAGTTCGTGCCGGTCAAGGGCGCCTCACCGCTGTGTGGGGAACTGCTGGAGGGCAAGACGGTGTCGCTCACCCAGTAGCTCGGTGATGGCTGAAACGTCCGCCGAATCCGGTGGGTGAAGGCAGGATGCCCCGGCTCCGGACCATCAGGTCCGGAGCCGGGGTGGCGTTCGATCCAACGGCCAAGAGACTTCTTGATAAGCGCAAAGACTTAAGCTAGCTTGACCTCGCGGCGGGCATCGACCAGCCCTCTGACACGGGAGACACCGGCGTGGACTTCGCGTTCAGTACCGAGCAGGACGAGCTGCGGGCCGTGGTCCGCGGCTTCCTCGCGGACCGATCTCCGGAGCCCGACGTCCGTCGCCTCATGGAGACCTCGGATGGCTTCGACCCGACGGTCTGGAAGGAGATGGGCGAGGACCTCGGGATACTGGGCCTCGCGATCCCCGAGGAGTACGGCGGCGCCGGTTGCGGCATCGCGGAGGTCGGCGTCGTCCTGGAGGAGGCCGGCAGAGCACTGCTGTGCGCGCCGTACTTCTCCAGCGTCCTGCTCGCCTCGTACGCCCTCCTGCACAGCGGCGACGAGGCGGCCAAGGCGGACTATCTGCCGGGCCTCGCGTCGGGTCAGCTCCGAGGAACGCTCGCGCTCACCGAGGACGACGGCCGGTGGGATGAAGGCGGCATCGCGCTGCGCGCCCACCGCTCGGCGGCCGGCTGGACGCTCGACGGCCACAAGAGCTTCGTCATCGACGGCGGTACCGCCGATGTCCTCGTGGTCGCCGCGCGCACCTCCGGCGGCGTGAGCCTGTTCGTGGTCGACGGCGCGGCGCCAGGTCTCGCCACGACGGCGATGGCGACCATGGATCTCACCCGGAAACAGGCCCGGCTGGAGTTCTCCGGTGTCCGCGCCCGGCTGATCGGCGTCGAGGACGGCGGCTGGCCGGTTCTGTCCCGGGTACTCGATCTCGCCGCGGTCGGACTGGCGGCCGAACAGGTCGGGGGAGCGGCGCGGGTCATGGAGATGGCCGTCGACTACGTCAAGGTCCGGCACCAGTTCGGCCGGGCCATCGGCTCGTTCCAGGCCGTCAAGCACAGCTGCGCGAACATGCTCGTCGACGTCGAGTGCGCGAGGTCGGCGGCGTACTACGGACTCTGGACCGCCGCCGCGGACAGCGACGAGCAGCAGGTGGCGGCCAGTCTCGCCAAGGCCTACTGCTCCGAGGCCTACGTACGCTGCGCCGGGGTGAACATCCAGCTGCACGGTGGGATCGGATTCACCTGGGAACATCCCGCGCACCTCTATCTCCGGCGCGCCAAGAGCTCGCAGCTGCTGTTCGGCGACTCGGCGTTTCACCGCGACCTGCTGGCCCAACGGGTCGGGATCTGAGAGCGAGTCACCGATCATGGCAGGTCTCCGGGAGCGCAAACGCACCGAGACCCGGCAGCGCATCTCCGCCGGCGCGACGCGGCTGTTCGAGCAACACGGCTTCGAGAACGTGAGGCTGGTCGAGATCGCTGCCGCGGCCGACGTGTCCGTCAATACGGTCCTGAACTACTTCAGGGCCAAGGAGGACATGTTCTTCGACGCCGAGCCGGCCAGCTGTGACGAACTGGTGACGGCCCTCTCGGAGCGCGGTCCTGCCTCGTCCGCCGCGGCGCTTCGACCGCTGCTCGTCGACAGCCCGATACTGGCGGGCTCGTTACCCTGGGCGTCGGTTGACGACAGCTGGTGGAACGCGCTGCGCGAACGGGCCGCCTGCGAACGGCGGTCGCCGGCGCTGACCGCGCGGCGGGCGTCGATCCTGTTGTCCTGGATGGCGCCGCTGGCCGAGGTGACCGGCTCCGCGGCGTGCGCGGCGATGGTGACCGGCATACTGGCCCTCCGGCAGACCGTCATGCAGGACGGGCTGATCGACGGGCAGAGACCGAGCATTGTGGGGCCTCGGGTCCGGACCATCATGAACAACGCACTGGACGCGCTCGAGCGGGCTTTCCCGGCGGAGCACCTCGGCCCGGTGGCGCCGGTTCCCCTCCAGGAAGCTCGGCAATGCTAAGGCGACGAGAGGCCTGCGATGTTATCTGCCGCTGAATCTTTCCAGGCTGTGTCGAACGAGGAACTGGCGTTCCTCGGCACCGGACCGGTGCCGACGGCTCCGTACTACGACCGTGAGTACCACGAACTGGAGCGGGAGGCCGTCTTCAGGCGCAGCTGGCTGCATGTCGGGCGGGTGAGCGAGCTGACGGGAACCGACCCGTTCCTCGTCCGCCGGATCGGCGTCGCCCGAGCATCCGTGCTGATAACCCGGTCGCCGGACGGCGTACTGCGCGCGTTCCACAACGTGTGCCCGCACCGCGGCAACGAGCTGGTCGCCGAGGATGCCGGCGAGGCCCGATCGTTCAGCTGCCGGTACCACATGTGGAACTTCGGCACCGACGGCACGCTGCGGGCCGTACCTGACGAGAAGCGTTTCTACGATCTCGACCGGTCCGCCTGCGGGCTGCGACCGATCGCCGTCGACACCTGCGCCGGCTTCCTGTTCGTCCATCTCGACGCCGCGCCGGCGCAGTCGCTCCAGGAGTCGCTGGGTCCGTTCGGCGACGACCTCGAACGGATCGGCTTCGCCCGCTTCACCGACTTCGAGCAGTACTCCTGCGACGTGGCGGCCAACTGGAAGACGGCCGCGCACAACTTCCAGGAGAACTATCACGTGCGCTGGGTGCATCGGCCGTCATCGGGCGGGCGGGCGACCTCCCGCGAGAACCCCTTCGGCTACAACTCGAGTTTCCGTTTCCACGGTCGCCACGGCGGCGGGACGCACTGGATCCCGCCCGGAGCGGCGCTGTCCGACGTCCGGGCCACGGCGATGCGGGCGGCGCCACCGGCCGACGACGCGCCGT is a genomic window of Pseudofrankia inefficax containing:
- a CDS encoding aldehyde dehydrogenase, encoding MTQPRDTVLALRHPDKFFIGGAWVEPSSEARFGVVDSHTEEVFLTVAEAQEADVRRAVDAAYEAFHHGPWPRLSHAERAEYLRAVAKGIRDRAEDFGLALPRESGMIHAIARGAPHMEAGFYELFAGMADTFPFEEPAKASYGGFGLIVREPVGVVGAIVPWNGPLSTIVQKTAPALLAGCTVIVKSAPESPVEGLLLAEIMESVGLPPGVINFVTADRQASEALVRDPRVDKITFTGSTAAGRRIASICGERIARCTLELGGKSAAVVLDDFDIAEAAATLTFFECINTGQVCSSLTRIVVTGDRHDAMVEALADLFSRVKVGDPFEADTGMGPLVSRRQRDRVEGYIAKGISDGAKLAAGGGRPRDLDRGWYVEPTVFGDVDNGSTIAQEEIFGPVLSVIRAENEEDAVRIANESNFGLNASVFTNDLERAQAVAGQLRSGTVGHNTMATDFGIAFGGFKQSGIGREGGTEGLLPFLETKTVILKNTPDRYRL
- a CDS encoding ABC transporter substrate-binding protein, which translates into the protein MGILTDATGPGNATAAAVDGIKAGIYNAKKDGIDIQYVVADTGTNPATAVTAATRLVQQDHVTVVMAYSSVLFAAAPYLAAHNVPVVGVAQDGPEWISDHNMFSVFGPAHQELVSTTFAKFFKQQGATILGSLGYGIAPNSALAAKALGVSGPAEGLTVGYMNPNFAFGGTDVGPVALAVKNAHVDGFQTTTAISANFTLLKAMRDINGLPKTVVLFTGYGAELINAGAAAQRDAQGVYFPISYEPVELNTPATQRFQAARKAVGLTGIPSYAEYFGYAGVDLLEAGLKGSGPTPSAAKIISTLSTVHDFTAYGLTGDHSFDVNDRTHVVNGPANCMWFTQFENGKFVPVKGASPLCGELLEGKTVSLTQ
- a CDS encoding TetR family transcriptional regulator, yielding MSSSTRGQAPEPTPKTGGRDRSNSRGEATRLLLLEKAEELFAHRGISAVPLRDIGTAAGQKNNVVVQYHFGDRERLIREIAAYRGRLSEQVRVELLADLFATGRSPRVADLVRAWIRALSCHLEADNFYLAFLSRYVIERGGYVGLEGMEISNTIYTFTSMLRRLLPTHPGTLLDERWMVMMTSAVHTLARYQTSLRAGGLPAPLPRLVADLVVLFAAALEAPPAGIDVGVEAG
- a CDS encoding TetR/AcrR family transcriptional regulator; the protein is MAGLRERKRTETRQRISAGATRLFEQHGFENVRLVEIAAAADVSVNTVLNYFRAKEDMFFDAEPASCDELVTALSERGPASSAAALRPLLVDSPILAGSLPWASVDDSWWNALRERAACERRSPALTARRASILLSWMAPLAEVTGSAACAAMVTGILALRQTVMQDGLIDGQRPSIVGPRVRTIMNNALDALERAFPAEHLGPVAPVPLQEARQC
- a CDS encoding acyl-CoA dehydrogenase family protein, translated to MDFAFSTEQDELRAVVRGFLADRSPEPDVRRLMETSDGFDPTVWKEMGEDLGILGLAIPEEYGGAGCGIAEVGVVLEEAGRALLCAPYFSSVLLASYALLHSGDEAAKADYLPGLASGQLRGTLALTEDDGRWDEGGIALRAHRSAAGWTLDGHKSFVIDGGTADVLVVAARTSGGVSLFVVDGAAPGLATTAMATMDLTRKQARLEFSGVRARLIGVEDGGWPVLSRVLDLAAVGLAAEQVGGAARVMEMAVDYVKVRHQFGRAIGSFQAVKHSCANMLVDVECARSAAYYGLWTAAADSDEQQVAASLAKAYCSEAYVRCAGVNIQLHGGIGFTWEHPAHLYLRRAKSSQLLFGDSAFHRDLLAQRVGI
- a CDS encoding aromatic ring-hydroxylating oxygenase subunit alpha, encoding MSNEELAFLGTGPVPTAPYYDREYHELEREAVFRRSWLHVGRVSELTGTDPFLVRRIGVARASVLITRSPDGVLRAFHNVCPHRGNELVAEDAGEARSFSCRYHMWNFGTDGTLRAVPDEKRFYDLDRSACGLRPIAVDTCAGFLFVHLDAAPAQSLQESLGPFGDDLERIGFARFTDFEQYSCDVAANWKTAAHNFQENYHVRWVHRPSSGGRATSRENPFGYNSSFRFHGRHGGGTHWIPPGAALSDVRATAMRAAPPADDAPCRGNFDFFHLFPNLYIEPLGGFNTFTMQFWPLDTERTRLVVRVYRAGDDTSASARFSREYTASSLMDVHVEDVEVIEANQRGLRSGALEHIHFGAQEALCRQLHENVAEMVRTYLTGRSTVPARTDVR